atcatcatgtttggaagagggccttcatcaacatcaactccgatctctatcaagatcatggaggaatcatccatggagctcgggggctcaacgtcaacattgccctcgggcgaccgtgctgttttttcgaaaagcgaacttgtatccgctaccaccacctcctcgagcatcgctttgacgattcctttggtggaattgtgcggaattgagtctacaatAACACTGTAAAATTCCATGGCGTTCCGATGTAGCTATCTCCGCCGGTctccgatataccggagccccgtcgaatctggacgagtttggaGCGTGCTGTCCAGCACCTAGCCCGGACGTcttttggaagatccaaccgttgattGGCTGcgaattcctatatctaccacccttgaaatttcggctcgatccgaccgtccaaactccggaaaccttccgattagtgcatcacttttcagatctgttttctgcgcgagaacgaatccgacccgagttcatcttttttatgaacgggatttcAGACATCCTTTTTAaaggaagttttgtatggggtattgtgttttgttcccaAACACACCGCACTAATTTTAAAGTCTTTTCCAATATGATCTTTACCATCGCGCCGATGTCAAACCAACCCGACAAcgttgctccacggctgccgacttgcgctagacacgtcgtcgctttgttgagccgagctcaacttcttcggatcatcatcttggcaagccgaacaagagtttgGCATCGCGAAGGTTAAATCATCACCAACCTTGCTGCCCCatggattacacggagcgggcacatcGGCAACGCCGCACGGtaacttcatcaagccggcattgaccacgtcacgagTTATGACCTGCATCGGCATTGCCGCACCGTTGCTTCTTcgagccgatgtccatcacgccgaactacttcaacacctcggctgacatgacGGCTGCAACGTCTCCATACCGACCTGCTCCTTCACCTCGTATGGACCGGGGGCTTCACCAtcccttcatcaacctactccggagacttcggcgtcgtcagccgaccagcttcgtcacgttagcgGGATCGGGGGCTTCGCTATCCCTTCATCAACCTAATCCAGAGACTTCAGCGTCgtcagccgaccagcttcgtcacgttagctggaccgggggctttgcctcggcgagccaacatttaccagcatcgccatgccgtcgcttcaccgcccatcaggcaatgggtgtgtggatcgagtcccaattttgggagtcacttttcttcggactgctacaacaaataaaccgggtgctattaatcctagcaatttttgcttgtttgggtttattttttcAAAGAATTATTACTCTGATTTGTTCCATCATCTCtacacaggtctatcaaatggcgGCCGCATTAACGACAgtcgcgtggtggttcggtcagtttccgtacatagttcggcaaacgccgcatccggaactcggaccgacctgtgaattcaggcttcgccacgcctttaccgcatcacgccgacgccctgcatcgacattgacttcggcgccaggccacataTTTTTAAATAAATTATCTTGCATAAATTAATTACGCGAGGATTTtgatatatttatattattattgttggcctgcactattttacatgtgcAGGTAATGCACTTCGACTGCGTCGCGTGGTCTCTTCGGCAAGCAGACGTCGTCGTTCCAATCGGCGTAAATCAtctcgcgtgatcaccttgttggtcgtgttGCTATACCGACGTGTTCGGTTGCCTCATGGACTTCGGCATCAccgagagagctctacctcatcgagcgTTCGACGcacgggccatatttcttttattactcactttgcataaattatttattatacaacattttttaatttattattattaatattatctccggtttgcactattttttgtgcacgGGTAAATATTCGGGTCGGGCAGTGTTGTTACCTCCGCGTactgacataccacgtcacctcgaCTAGACGGGGAGCTTCGTCAACACTTCATGAACCCACGCCGGGGACTTTGGCGTCACTCTGCcggcctgcattggccgtgctatgtcaccacttcggagtgccgagctgttcgctccgccacctcgggaccggcttggggatggaaccttgtcctgcatcaagctcggaccgtgtcctcaatgccgaacacattaaccagctaagtcgctttcatgctcaaagttttaaatttttaacttgtgttcggttcgaccatGCCCACATACGTTGTTCGTTAAAAGAAACTCCCCTTACCCATGTAACTGGGGGCTCTTAAAATTTACACTAGCTGTTCTATAATAATGTGTTTccttcttagtcgttgcaaagtctttttcgaCCACTCATTTTTCGACTCGAGtgtatggtcaatagccggatagtCTAACTTCTCTCTAAAGGcgctcgagtttagttcgctaaactggcctcggagaagcactccgccttcggaataaggagcttgaagccgtaggctgacccgcttgaagtcttgagatcggatgtgtcatgttaaagcacgacagaaccacacattttttttaaaaagaccaattttcggattggcaccaaaATCTCGGTTTAGTCCGGATGTCAAGCTTTTACATAAGTTTTTGGCTTTTcgagcctatggcacttttaagctattggtgtgtttccagcataagtctcgtaGTACAACGctggacacctttagagattctgcaaaaacattctcggatattgctatatatgcatcggttttgaattgtctttggtcaatagttgggttgcccggttcctgtgcttgcctcctacgttccgctttgtttggctaggtgtgcaaagggagaaccactgcgattgtgcttccagctcgcatggttaagcacctcagtggagaaagccgaaaactgactgtcacaataagcgtaaactagtcagcgatccgatgactgtgttaaatgacgtgccgttcataacattggccgaagtgtttacggcttgacctcggctgtcgccgaacactaaccaggggctagtagctggcctcccaactttaagctcctatgactaagtgaaagttataaagcccgcatatctgattgcctcgtttcctctaacacaaccgccttcgggcatcGAGACgtacgtcggctaagggttgtttgttattgcggaaacaccctgcgtagcatctacaagggggtggaagccgacgatgggccactttcaactgataaacggtcgcaacggagtcaaaataaacatatcatcggcatttgtatttaatatacaagggccgccttccgtaatcatcgttataaagccataaatatgcatcaatttgacttaagatttcggccaagctgggttgcctggctcctgtgattacccctacgttcccgattgttcggctaggaggtaaagggagcacctctgtgattgttacttcCGGGTCATCCgtgttagtacctcagactgggagAAGCCAAAAGCTATCCATCTTAAagaatataattggtcggcaacgacggaagtgaaaattttggtccATTAAAAGCCACAGAGATCGGGAACTtaccccgaactaaatcctcaatatttttttCTCCTGCATCGATCGGActtgaggtttcatgatcatggtcggcatgacaacccaaagaaaggaaccgatagcagGATTATTTTCTTTGCGAGATGTTTCTTACATCAAATAGTAATATAACATTCTCTCCgcatacctttgtttataaaaccatatggccggattgccttgtttttCGTAAACCTTTGCCcttaaaggctttataaagtaggacaaacactcccggGCCACTGactgaggaggttgaagccgatggtcggtcaacaaggtgttgtacaatgcggatccgaacattcatgatgtaaagtacttggatacatagaatcattgcacataaaaattgcgagtaaaatccatttactgcaatccatcttttaaaccccttggggcctaccttggcgagttcggatttcgaccagctctaagctcctttaagagatctttattctctttccgagaagtttgtgttaaacacagCAAATTTTTCTGTCAAACGGGTATCGATctttaattcggccacccgtgcccacattgggctactgggcttcgtgctcattatttataaatattaaaggggcacatcgatcccctgatctggtgttgccacccgaccggtggctcgggggctactgcattgtctattcaatgcagaaaattcaaagtgctcagtgttcggcatggccgaactatggacaagcgcgtcttcggacaacaataagtACCCTCTGGGACTTATCCGACATTAAGCTaatatatcacggcgacttctcacggccttctctcaggggcccgtccgccgatcactattacctctaatatattacactgcatttctattcctatgtatgttgtcgagctaggagttgatcctcgaCCTgaatctcaggggctactaggatcaacagttttatgttttccttcaggtgcatctcggattttagaccgacacacaccttgagggctactggatatacatatactggctatatatctcggcagagaataaattgcaccaatcaaaaatattcacaaaaaaatCAGCCCGCAGTCgcggtggtgcaccacctcggaagcagtccggcaaaAAGCTTGGGCGCCAGTgactggctccatagagggcatttccggcattaagctcggctgaaTTCATTCAATCTTTTAAAAGACCGAGGTAGTTTACGACACCTCAGACGCTGACCATCGTTGGAGCTCGAAAGtggtccggcataaagctcggattcgaatggctcgttccatggagaacttttcagcgttaaactcggataacctccttcaaacttttacaagccaaggtgatctatgacacctcggatatagtccagtgttggagctcggatataatccggcgttggtgctcggctgcaaaagatatctcgaatgcagtccagcgttggagctcggatgcaagaggacaccgccgcacaggaacaacttcaaaccTGAGGTATGGCGTAAAAAataataacaaggcattgataaaggccgagaacttaaaggggctcctcggatacccgacgtgtaagctcttcggattcactttggcgatcctcaagatcgaagatgagatgatttgttgaaccagttttcaagaccgacgaccgaagatgaagaacagttcggaagaatcgaggagcgtccccaacttgaagactggttcagggggctactaacggtgtcctggactagggggtactcatcaCGCCATcacccgatcagttggattgggccgaggacccccatggccgtttgcttatgggccagttcggacagctgatatatacacgaggaagattccacaagacttggtgatcaagacaaggactcctctccaccggcgtattcgactaggactcttattatcctaggcctctggtgcattatataagccgaggccaggctagtcgatagagcATCATggcattactcatcatacctctaggatttagaccacaacatatgatctcgaggtagatcaactttGTAATCATACGCatcgaatacaatcaaaagcagcatgtagggtattatctcttcgagagagcccgaagctgcgtaaaaaatcccgtgtccatgttaccattgatcctaagacacgcagcttgggaccccctacccgagatctgccagttttgacaccgacggtCACTGAGTACAAAAAGAAGTAAATAAAACAAGACCACATCCGGTCTATAACGGGATTACATATCTCATCCACGTAATCTATTATTGGCTTGCCTGACAAACTGGTTGAACAAACCCATGGAACCGACTTCCGATGGTTGACCCAAAGGTCGTACGCGCCCGCATGTCCACACGTTGCAGTAATGACCACGTATGGATGGACACCGTAGATTTGAAGACATTTGAAGATAGCCTGCAGAAAATTAGGAACAGATGATCTTTTAGAAACACACTCATTCCGGCAATTCCAAATTGCCCAAAGAATGGCACAAACCACCACATGGATTTGGACCTTTACTTTTTGATGAATACCACCCAACTAGTTCCCAAAGAAATTTGGTATACTTGTTGCTGGGGATAAATTGTAAGTAACATGACTTGTGTGCCAAATATGGATAGTTAACGGGCATGATGGGCATAAACGATGATTTTGTTTCCTCTTGATCACAAATCAACAATTTTTGCTACCCTGTCAATTAAGTTTTGCAAGATTATCTTTGGTAAGAACTACCCCTCCACAAGAACCACATCAAAACTTAAATTCTGGAAGGGATTTTTGTTCTTAGATATGCTTCCTACAAAATAGGTCAAGAATTCATGAGATCCACAAACATAGACTTCACAGTGAAGACACCATTGGTATTCAATCTTCATTTGAACGAATGTGGCATCTTGAGTTAGATTGATCAGCATCAACCTACTAATCAAATGGATCCACATAGTCCATTTAACACCAAGGAAAGCCCTACAGATTTTAATATTCAATGAGCTAGCCCCAGGAATTAAGGTCATCGATGCCTGCTTCATGATCGCAACATAATAAAGGGTCAGGTATTGTAGAGCTAATGGAGTATCTTCTAAAAAACTCGTCGATTGGTACCATCACCAACCATAAAGTAACCTCTATTTAAAAAAAGGAAGACATGACCTTCATCAAGCACTTCCAAAACGGCGAATCAGTAGGCTTTGCATCTACTTGGGATATCCTTTCAGAATATAGGTATTTGCCATGCAACAAGTTTTTGCCAAAGAACTATCTCAATATGCAACTTATAAGCTCATTTGCTCAGTAGTCACTTAGTTTCTGATTTCGAGGTTTTCAATGCCCAACCCACCTTCAAAATGGTAATTCTAAAGGACTGTGTGCTTTTAGGGAATCTTCTAGAGTTACCTCAACACCACGTAAATCCCTCCTGTATTCCGTCATTAGGAAAACAAAAGGGATCCATGTGTACTCTCTCGACTTCTCTTGTATACCATTTGAACCCCCTCTGCACTTCTCTTGTATTATTCAAATGCCCTTGGGAGTAAACCCTTCTTATATTAATACAAGAAGGTCTAGATGATGTTAAAGTCTTGCAATATAAAAATGCTCTATGGAGAAAGGAAATTTTAAATTGGAATTTGGAAAACAGCAACACACAGGTAAGACCGTAAGAGTTACTCCCTTCATAAATGACTAGCCTCGGCCTGTCTCTTTGCCTTTCAGTTCGCACCTCCCTTCGTAAGAGAAGCTTTGGAAGGACATTCTGCGTTCCTGCTACATTTCATCCTACTCCTACCGTGCAATGGAAGAACTCGAGTTCTTCATCATCCTACTCCCAAATTTCTTGAAGAAACTGGTATGGCACAATCTCTCAGTTTCTGTTTCATCTACATTCTATTTCTACGCTTTGAGCTTTGGTCATTAGTTTGTTTGGTTGGTTCAACAATGCTTTTCAACCACTGCTTAAtcctcatcgcagaggctgccaggcaagttcaccaaggtactcgaCGGCTGTGAGCATCGGGAAGTGAAGCTGCGGGAGGACGGGCGCCGTCGTCCTTTGTGGGACGTGGAAGTAGTTACCGACGCCGATGGCCACATGTACCTGGGGCACGGATGGGAGCAGTTCGCCCACGCTCATGACATGCGGCTCGGTCACTTTCTCGTCTTAAGCTACGATGGCCATGCTGTGCTCACTGTGAAGGTGTGCGACGGGAGCATGTGCCGCAGGCACTACCAGCACGACAACAATGCCAGTATCTGgctctgcttgctcttctttgcCTTCCTCTCAATACGGTAGTTGTAGCTTCTAAGAATAAGTTGAAGAAATTTCTGCATTTCGCCAGGCCGAAGGAGCAGCAGCGACCGTGGCAACACCTTGGTAAGCTTCTTATGCCATGTTCCACTCTTTGCTTGAAATTTAGTCATGcgtcttctcttcttcaattctgtAGTGTTGATTTTATCTCTTTCTAGCCATATTCATGAAAGTTCTTTTTCCGCAATGGACAGAGTTTTCCCCCTTGGACCATCTACCCCACTTCAGTTTGACATGGATCTTCTTGCCTCTTTTTCTTTGCATTCATGATTACATGCCATTTTCAGTTACTTAAATCAGTTTTGAATCCTTTGCCTAGTTTCCCACATTAAAAAACTGTATTACTATTGCAAATTTGCATGTTTTCTCATCATGTTTATGTTTCGACCTCTCGCACAGCCGGGAGCAGAGGGGGAAGGGGAAGTGCCACCGCACAcagggggagaagaagaagacggggcGCAGGTAACCCAGTTCTGTACAGTATTCACCTTTTGCTAGTTGTGCACTGTCCAATTGGTGCTTCTGCCCAGATCAAGGATGAAGTGTTTCAGTGTATATATGCGGTCAAATCAAGCTCTGATGCACAGCTTAGATGTTAGATTAGATGCCTgaattatataatttttttataaaCACCTAATGATCCAATAGGAACATTGAAAATAACAGCGCGCTATAGCAACGCTAATAGCACGCTATACTATGCTGAGAATTGGCTCGCTAAATAAATCAGTGTACAACGCCTCGCTAATAACACGCTGTAGCGCAATATAGCATGCTATAGCGTATTTTGAGGCTGGCGCTATTTTGTTGTAGCTCGCTATTTTTTTCCTTGAATAGGAATCATATAGCAGTGCATATGTAGATGCCTAAACCATCAATGTTGCGTATATCCAGGGGGCACATAATTGCCAGTTGCTTAACTTTCACTGGCAGACATCCAACATACATGCTTTGAGTACATTGCAGAATTTTCAATTAATCTCTCAGTTCCAAATTAATTGAAGTTCTACGTTTGTTGTAAGTCAAGTTTCTTAAGATTTATCAAGTCTATTGGAAAATGGGTTAAGATCGACTTACAAACTAAAGTGGGCATATGATCAAATCCCACCAAAAGGTTTTAGGGCATCATTTTGAACACAAATGGCATGACCTTTACTTTTGCATTTGGAAGAGGGCATCATACTGATCTTGAATAATTTCAGGGTATCAAAGTAGTTGTGCAAACACCTTTGAATAATGCCACCTGATATAATATATGATTGGTTTTACAGGGCATATCCCAGATGAGTAATCCATGCGATTCAGATGGAAGCCAGAAGGGAAGATCTTTTTCTTCCGAGGAATTGTCAGGTTAAGTTGTTTACTCAGATTATTCAGTTACCCTCCAGCACATGTGTTTCTTACTGTAGAAACATTTTTACAGCAGAAGATCCTGTGGACTCAGCTAATATACAGATGCTTTCGAATAACTATCTCTTATCAGTGCAATGCTATCTTACAAAAGCACAGAAGGTGAAAATAGATgtgcttatagagaaaattcaacctaaaatCACAGTGCTAGTTTTACAGATGAAGAAGTCAAACGCAAAACAGCATGCTAA
The Aegilops tauschii subsp. strangulata cultivar AL8/78 chromosome 3, Aet v6.0, whole genome shotgun sequence genome window above contains:
- the LOC141020754 gene encoding B3 domain-containing protein_Os12g40080-like; the encoded protein is MEELEFFIILLPNFLKKLRLPGKFTKVLDGCEHREVKLREDGRRRPLWDVEVVTDADGHMYLGHGWEQFAHAHDMRLGHFLVLSYDGHAVLTVKVCDGSMCRRHYQHDNNASIWLCLLFFAFLSIRREQRGKGKCHRTQGEKKKTGRRNIFTAEDPVDSANIQMLSNNYLLSVQCYLTKAQKVKIDVLIEKIQPKITVLVLQMKKSNAKQHANLVIQKNYAVEHFPHEDTIVILQPPGKNKDWKSTFRIRPSGVSGAEENSPVDEAMELDDVQTLSKDYVLSGKCDHTVAQGAKIDALIDKIRPEIPVLVVQMKKSSANRATLLRTFSCYHTV